GGTTTGCTTACGGTGTAGATAAAATTTATCCCGTAGAAAGCGTACAAGAATGTATTAACCTGATACAAAAGTACGGCTACATAGGTGCAGCGGAAAGAAATGGCGAAAAGCTCCCAGGATTTGTTTTAGGAAACTCTCCATTTGACTACATGAATCCTATTCTGTCAGGTAAAGTAATCGCATTAACTACCACAAACGGTACACGAGCTATACAAGCTGCACATCACCATAAAGCTAAAAAGATTGTAGTAGGGGCATTTACAAATCAATCTGCTTTAATAGAATGGCTGGTAGAACAAAAAGAAAATGTTCTACTGCTATGCGCTGGATGGAAAGATAAATTTAACCTTGAAGATACTCTCTTTGCAGGGTCTATGGTACATGAGCTCAAAAAATATGGATATACTTCCGATTCGGATACTGTATATGCGTCAGAGCTTTTGTACGTACAAGCTCAAAACCACATCCGAGCTTTTTTGAAAGAAAGTAGCCATTCTAAGCGTTTAGCTCACCTAAATATAGAAAAAGATATAGAATTCTGTTTGCAAAAAAACTTGACCGATGTTATCCCTATGTATGAAAACGGATATCTGTATAACATTAAGACGCCTCAACCTATCCATGCAGCTTTGAAAAGCTACGCACAAACTAAAAGTTAGAAAGTCGCTTTTTCTACTTAACAAACATACAAAATCATTTATATAACAAATAAGAGGTAACTTTCGTATATTTGCCCTGCGTAGAAATATGAAAGCAACCTCAAATTTATGCTAGCACAAAAAAGGCTATGGGTGTATTTTATCTTGCTTTGGGGTACAGATAAACTTCTACATTCCCAAAGTTTTATTGACAATAACCGTGCCATTTATGCTAGCCATTATGTAGGATGTGCGCCTCTTACTACACAATTTTTTATGAGTATCGTTGATGTAGACTCTTGCAAATGGTTTTTTGGAGATGGAAAACAAAGTAAAGAACTCAATCCTTTACATACTTACACGAAACCTGGAAAATATACCGTAGAAGTGATTGCTTATAAAGGTAGACAATCATATAATTTTGTTAAAACAGATTGGATTGAGGTAGCCCGATTGCCCAAAGCAGAGTTCAAAGTGGATACTTTGTACCGCAAAA
This window of the Bacteroidia bacterium genome carries:
- a CDS encoding 2-phosphosulfolactate phosphatase; translated protein: MNLEVCFTPHQLPLYAVQNSIVVVIDILRATSSICVGFAYGVDKIYPVESVQECINLIQKYGYIGAAERNGEKLPGFVLGNSPFDYMNPILSGKVIALTTTNGTRAIQAAHHHKAKKIVVGAFTNQSALIEWLVEQKENVLLLCAGWKDKFNLEDTLFAGSMVHELKKYGYTSDSDTVYASELLYVQAQNHIRAFLKESSHSKRLAHLNIEKDIEFCLQKNLTDVIPMYENGYLYNIKTPQPIHAALKSYAQTKS